A stretch of Zootoca vivipara chromosome 13, rZooViv1.1, whole genome shotgun sequence DNA encodes these proteins:
- the CDC42EP5 gene encoding cdc42 effector protein 5, with protein MPILKQSPVSHSKKRPRLDRAMISAPLGDFRHTMHIGRGGDAFGDTSFLSNHGGSKANGLPPDVSPGAFSSPGDARFELLSPPGSGNGIVQSPATSTPDGSFVALQTPEKAERQKPSNGRDWDLPQKFPLESPTLEHAESLLSFQLDLGPSILDDVLGVMDKDWDSIRGQEQEPLRVESSSPKGHLHRGGEEDEEEEEEEEEEEEDDEGQGYSFEDEQDEEIGL; from the coding sequence aTGCCCATCCTCAAGCAGTCTCCCGTCTCCCACTCCAAGAAGCGGCCGCGTTTGGACCGGGCCATGATCAGCGCCCCCTTGGGTGACTTCCGGCACACGATGCACATCGGCCGTGGGGGAGATGCTTTTGGCGACACGTCTTTCCTCAGCAACCACGGGGGCTCCAAGGCCAACGGGCTGCCTCCCGATGTGTCCCCTGGGGCCTTCTCTAGCCCTGGAGATGCCCGCTTTGAACTGTTGTCTCCCCCCGGGAGCGGGAATGGCATAGTTCAGAGCCCGGCGACGTCGACCCCAGATGGCAGCTTTGTGGCCCTGCAGACCCCGGAGAAGGCAGAGCGGCAGAAGCCCTCTAACGGAAGGGACTGGGACCTGCCCCAGAAGTTCCCCTTGGAGAGCCCCACGTTGGAACATGCTgaatctctcctctctttccagtTGGACTTGGGGCCTTCCATCTTGGACGATGTGCTGGGAGTGATGGACAAAGACTGGGACAGCATCAGAGGGCAGGAACAAGAACCGCTGAGGGTCGAAAGCTCCAGCCCAAAGGGGCACCTCCATCGCGGTGGTGaagaagacgaggaggaggaggaagaagaagaagaggaggaggaggacgacgaaGGGCAGGGCTACAGTTTTGAGGATGAACAGGACGAAGAGATTGGACTATAG